GAATTAATGCGATCGTCATTGAAGGAGAGCAAGAAGCCCACGATAACTACATGGACTTGGCCGAGCTACTGCCCGAACTCCAAGCCGAATTGCAAAAGTTGGCGAAAATGGAGAAACGTCACATGAAAGGGTTCCAATCCTGTGGCAAAAACTTAAAAGTAACTCCCGATATGGAGTTTGCCAAAGAATACTTCGGACGCCTGCACCAGAACTTCCAAGATGCCATGGCTGAAGGCAAAGTGGTGACCTGTCTCTTGATCCAGTCCCTGATCATCGAGTGCTTTGCGATCGCAGCCTACAACATCTACATTCCCGTCGCCGACGATTTTGCCCGTAAAATTACTCAAGGTGTGGTAAAGGATGAATACATGCATCTCAACTTTGGCGAAGAATGGCTGAAAGCTAATTTCCAAGAATCCAAAGCCGAACTGCAAGAGGCCAACAAAGCCAACCTGCCTCTCGTCTGGAAAATGCTGAATCAAGTCCAGGAAGATGCTGAAGTTCTCGCCATGGAAAAAGAATCCCTAGTCGAAGACTTCATGATTGCCTACGGCGAAGCTCTGGGTAACATCGGTTTCACAACCGCAGAAATCATGAAAATGTCCGCCCATGGCTTAATTCGAGCCTAACGATCGACACGCGTTTCTCATAGTCGCTCTAGCCAACATTTAAAGCGCGATCGCGAAACTCGCGAGATTATTGGCGGCTTTTCGTGCCATCAGACCGAGGTTTCTGACCCCGAACATCAGGTGCGGAGCCGCCTCTATTGTCTTTATTCCCCGATTATCGTTTACTGTGATAGCATACGGCTTAACTTAATAGATAAATTCATGTTTGGTCTGATCGGTCACCTTACTAGTTTAGAACACGCCCAATCCGTTGCCAGGGAGTTGGGGTATCCAGAATATGCAGACCAGGGGTTAGACTTCTGGTGTTCTGCTCCCCCGCAAATTGTTGATGAGATAAAAGTCACCAGCGCCACAGGACAAGTCATTGAAGGCAGATATGTAGAATCCTGCTTCCTTCCGGAAATGCTCGCCAACAATCGAGGGAAAGCAGCCATCCGCAAAATTCTCAATGCCATGGCACACGCTCAGAAAAAAAATATAGATATTACAGCACTCGGCGGATTTTCCTCGATTGTTTTTGAAGAATTTAATCTTCATGAGAAAAAGCAAGTCCGCAACACCGAGCTAGACTTTCAGAAATTTACGACCGGTAACACTCACACCGCCTATATTATTTGCCAACAAGTTACGCAAGCGGCTAACCTCCTCGGCATCGATCTAGCCAATGCAACTGTTGCCGTTTGCGGCGCCACCGGAGACATTGGCAGTGCGGTCTGTCGCTGGCTCGATCGCCATACTAATACTGCCGACCTCCTCCTCGTTGCCCGCAACCAAAAACGCTTGCAAAACTTACAGTCCGAACTCGGACGAGGTAAAATTCTCAGCCTAGAAGAAGCCCTCCCCCTAGCCGATATCGTAGTTTGGGTTGCCAGTATGCCCAAAGGAGTAGAGATCGACACCTCCACTCTCAAAGACCCTTGCTTAATGATCGATGGCGGTTATCCCAAAAATCTGGCGACTAAAGTCGGGCCTTCTGGCGTGTCTGTCCTCAAAGGCGGTATCGTCGAACATTCCCTCGACATCCAATGGCAGATTATGGATATCGTCAATATGGAGGTTCCCGAACGACAATTGTTTGCTTGTTTTGCCGAAGCAATGCTCCTCGAATTCGAGCAATGGCATGAGAACTTTTCCTGGGGACGCAATCAAATTACCGTGGAAAAAATGGAGAAAATCGGCCGTGCTTCTCTCAAGCACGGGTTTCGTCCCCTCTTAGAGCCTCTAGGCTAGCTCAGATCGGGGGCCGAAATCTGGTAAAGTTGGAGATGGGTTAATTCAAGATTGTTATTTCCCCCATTAATGTGAGTACTTCTGAACGAAAACCGCTGCTCCTGGATTTTGAAAAGCCTCTAGTTGAGTTAGAGAATCGAATCAAACAAATCCGGCAACTGGCGAAGGAAAATGGCGTGGATGTTTCCGACCAAATTTATCAGTTGGAAGGGCGTTCCGTGCAACTGCGCCAAGAGATTTTTGGCTCCCTTTCCCCCGGCCAGCGGCTGCAACTGGCCCGACATCCCCGCCGTCCTTCGACCCTAGATTATATCCAGTCCATTAGCGAGGAGTGGATCGAACTGCATGGCGATCGCTCTGGAGGAGACGATCCCGCTCTAGTCGGCGGTATCGGACGAGTAAACGGACGCTCCGTCGTCATGCTCGGCCATCAAAAAGGACGAGATACAAAAGATAACGTCGCTCGTAACTTTGGTATGGCTTCCCCCGGTGGATATCGCAAAGCCATGCGCTTGATGAACCATGCCAATCGGTTTAAAATGCCGATTTTTACCTTCATTGACACTCCAGGAGCCTGGGCTGGAGTGAAAGCAGAAGAGTTAGGACAAGGGGAGGCGATCGCTTATA
The Roseofilum casamattae BLCC-M143 genome window above contains:
- a CDS encoding long-chain acyl-[acyl-carrier-protein] reductase, translated to MFGLIGHLTSLEHAQSVARELGYPEYADQGLDFWCSAPPQIVDEIKVTSATGQVIEGRYVESCFLPEMLANNRGKAAIRKILNAMAHAQKKNIDITALGGFSSIVFEEFNLHEKKQVRNTELDFQKFTTGNTHTAYIICQQVTQAANLLGIDLANATVAVCGATGDIGSAVCRWLDRHTNTADLLLVARNQKRLQNLQSELGRGKILSLEEALPLADIVVWVASMPKGVEIDTSTLKDPCLMIDGGYPKNLATKVGPSGVSVLKGGIVEHSLDIQWQIMDIVNMEVPERQLFACFAEAMLLEFEQWHENFSWGRNQITVEKMEKIGRASLKHGFRPLLEPLG
- a CDS encoding aldehyde oxygenase (deformylating), producing MTQVATSPELDYSSETYKDAYSRINAIVIEGEQEAHDNYMDLAELLPELQAELQKLAKMEKRHMKGFQSCGKNLKVTPDMEFAKEYFGRLHQNFQDAMAEGKVVTCLLIQSLIIECFAIAAYNIYIPVADDFARKITQGVVKDEYMHLNFGEEWLKANFQESKAELQEANKANLPLVWKMLNQVQEDAEVLAMEKESLVEDFMIAYGEALGNIGFTTAEIMKMSAHGLIRA
- a CDS encoding acetyl-CoA carboxylase carboxyltransferase subunit alpha translates to MSTSERKPLLLDFEKPLVELENRIKQIRQLAKENGVDVSDQIYQLEGRSVQLRQEIFGSLSPGQRLQLARHPRRPSTLDYIQSISEEWIELHGDRSGGDDPALVGGIGRVNGRSVVMLGHQKGRDTKDNVARNFGMASPGGYRKAMRLMNHANRFKMPIFTFIDTPGAWAGVKAEELGQGEAIAYNLREMFRLDVPIICTVIGEGGSGGALGIGVGDRLLMFEHAVYTVATPEACAAILWKDAKKAPQAAEALKITAGDLKHFGILDDMLAEPLGGAHSDPIAASEILKTSLLQHLSELESLSPQELRDRRYQKFRQIGVFLEASA